Below is a genomic region from Granulibacter bethesdensis CGDNIH1.
ACGCAACCTGAAATCAGATTACTCCGCAAGCACCGGCCTGTTGCAGTTGACCGCGCAAAACGGCGCAAAGGCGACGCTGGATTTCGATCCCGGTTCTCTGGGGGGCCGGAATTTCGCCTTTTTCTCAGATGGGCATGGCGGAACCCTGATCACACGCTTCTGATCTGACAGACACGTTCTTCCGGCTTGAATACAGATGGAAGGGATGGAAGGCAGAGTAATCTGCCCTTCCATCCCTTTTGTTCTTTATGATGCCAATGCCGTTCAATGGAGTTGCGCGGCACCGCCATTCGCTGCCCCGACAGTTGGATCGCGCGCCAGCAGAGTACCGAGACCGGCCTCCACCGCCGCCATGGCCGCGGCGTCCGTTGTGATGCCCTGTGCATGCAGCATGGTCGGTCTGGCACGCTGGCGCAAATACTCCACCCCCGCCGACAGGGCCGCCGCACGGGCAGAGGGGTCCGTTACCGGACGACCACTGGCAACTGCCGCGGCATAGGCGGCCCCGGCAGCCTGCTGGATCGTGCCACTCCATTCGGCATTGATATTCCAGCGCCGTGCCGCCCAGGCCAGCACACCCGGCACCAGAACAGTCGTGGCAATATAGGCGCCGCCTTGTGCCACGGCATCAATCAAAGGGGACCAGTTCATGGATCTGTCTCCGTTTATGATAAAGGGGGATATGTCAGGTAAAGGCGGCCGTTGCCGCGACCACGCGCATCAGGCGCCGCATCCAGCCCTTGCCGAAACGCGACCAATCTGACGTGGCGCGGTAACGTTCAGCACGCAGCCTGGCGATTTCAGCATGCAAGTCGGCCTGATCGGCACCGTTCAGAGCCGCCAGCGTCACCGGGCCGATCTCGCCATCCTGACGAACGTCTGCAGCCTGCTGCACCATCAGGGCAGCACTGGCTGGCCCCTGATTGACGGCCGCATCGAAGACCAGTCCGCCGACCGGGCCGGACATATGGCCACAGCACAAAGGCCGCCAGTAGCGCTGCTCATAAATCGCGGCTGCCTGTTCGCGGCTCAGCCCGATCATGTCGGCTCTGGTAGCCTCCCTCCCCAGCCAGGTACCCAGAACCGGAGCGCTGATACCGAACTGCGTCCCTACCAAGCGCCCCGCATTGACCCTGCCACCCGTCCAGTTGCCAGCATCGGAGGCGAGGCTGGTATAGCCTCCCTCCACGCTCCGGCTCATGACCAGAGCCAGAGCCTGTTCAAAACTCATGAGATTTTTCCTGCGTTTTGTGCGCGCTGTGATCAACGCCAGCTCAGATGATCGCGGACGTAATCACCGCATAGCGTCCAGACCGTGCCGATAGCGCTCACGGCGAGACTGCCGCTGATGACCAACCCGCCAATACGGCTGCGCAGATGGCGGAACTCAGCCACCGGACCTTCCAGCGCCTCG
It encodes:
- a CDS encoding glycoside hydrolase family 108 protein, with the translated sequence MSFEQALALVMSRSVEGGYTSLASDAGNWTGGRVNAGRLVGTQFGISAPVLGTWLGREATRADMIGLSREQAAAIYEQRYWRPLCCGHMSGPVGGLVFDAAVNQGPASAALMVQQAADVRQDGEIGPVTLAALNGADQADLHAEIARLRAERYRATSDWSRFGKGWMRRLMRVVAATAAFT